The sequence GTTATATTTAGTGAGAAGTGACGCACACTTTTTTGACTAGGATCAACTTTCGTCTGACAGCTATCAAGCATGATAGTTGCAAGAAAAATATTCAATACCATCGAGGAATAACCTGATGCTTAGATTATCTGTATTAGCGCTCTCTGTGAGCATGAGTGTTGGCGTACTGGCTGCGCCACAAACGAACGAGCCGATTCAACCGATTGAGGCCTATGTGGTGACTGATCAGGCAAAGGTTGAGTTGGGTAAGCAGTTGTTTTTTGACCCGCGTTTATCGAAGTCTGGTTTTATTTCTTGCAACTCGTGCCATAACTTGAGCATGGGTGGCAGTGATAACTTGCCAACCTCGATTGGTCACAATTGGCAAGAAGGTCCGATCAACTCGCCAACCGTTTTGAACTCCAGCTTAAACTTAGCGCAGTTCTGGGATGGCCGTGCTGCTGACCTGCAAGAACAGGCCGGTGGCCCATTGAAAATCCAATGGAAATGGGCTTTACCCATAATTTAGCGGTGGGTGTTTTAGCCTCGATTCCACAGTATGTGCAGTCGTTTAAAGATGTGTACAACGTTGATAAAATTACTATCAATGAAGTAACAGATGCTATTGCTGAGTTTGAAGAAACCTTAGTAACGCCAAATGCCCCTTTTGATCAGTGGCTCAAAGGCGATGAAGATGCACTGACTGCTGATGCCAAAGCAGGTTATAAGTTATTTAAAGAAATTGGCTGTACTGCGTGCCATAACGGTCCAGCAGTCGGCGGTAACTCTTTCCAGAAAATGGGTTTATTTGAAGAGTATGTGACCAATAACCCGGCAGAAGGTGTTGCTGGCTTAACCGGTAATGATTTAGACCGCTTTAAGTTTAAAGTACCAACGCTGCGTAACGTAGAATTAACCTACCCCTACTTCCATGATGGCGCGTATTGGAATTTAGATGATGCAGTTGATGTGATGGCACGTTTACAGCTGGGACGTAAACTTGAAAAAGATCAGATCAGTCAGATCACAGCATTTATGAAAAGCCTAACTGGTGACCAGCCAAGTTTTGTTATTCCAATGCTGCCACCGTCCACACCTGAGACACCACGTCCAGAGCCATTTGCTAAAGTAAGCAACTGATACTCAGACAATAAAAAACGGCCTGCGGGCCGTTTTTTATTGCTGGGATAAAACTATTTTGTTTTTTTCAACTTAGGATTAGGGAAAAACTGCAGCGTTTGGCTTTTCGCCTCTTTGGGCTTTTGTAAGGCGCTGACATTCACTCGCGTCGGTAATTCATTGGGAATGGAATTGCCATCGGCATTCAGAGTATCGCTGTATCCACAGTGCACACAATCGCGGTGGGTACATCATCTACATCCCACATGCGAATGCCATCCATCACCTGACAGGCTGGACATACCGCACCGGCGATAAAGCGTTTTTTAGTTTCAGTCTCTGGCGTATTACTTGGCGTAGTCATGATGACCTCTTCTGTTATGCCGCGTGAGGGTCGCTCAGGCCGCTGTGACGCAGTAACGCATCAATGCTCGGCTCGCGTCCGCGAAATTCGATAAACAGTTGCATGGGTGATTGTGAGCCACCTTTAGCGAGGATGGCATCACGAAACGCACGGCCTGTGTCTGGGTTGAGCACACCCTCTTCTTCAAAACGTGAGAACGCATCAGCTGATAGCACTTCGGCCCACTTGTAGCTGTAATAACCGGCAGCGTAGCCACCAGCAAAAATATGCGCAAAGCTGTTGGCAAAACGGTTCCAGCTCGGTGGTGTCATCACTGCCACTTGCTCACGCACTGCGTTGAGAACATCCAATACGCTGCGGCCATCACCATGGCTGCTATGCAATTCAAAGTCGAACAGGGAAAACTCCAGCTGGCGCAACATCATCAAGCCGGACTGGAAGTTGCGCGCGGCAAGCATTTTATCTAAAAGTACTTTAGGCAAAACCTCGTGTGTTTCGTAGTGCCCAGAAATCAGAGCCAAGCCTTCCGGCTCCCAGCACCAGTTTTCCATAAATTGGCTGGGTAGCTCGACCGCATCCCAAGCAACAACACCGTTGATCCCAGATGCACCAGCAAACTCAATGCGGGTCAGCAAATGGTGCAGGCCATGGCCAAATTCGTGGAATAAGGTAGTGACTTCATCATGGGTTAGCAGCGCAGGTTTGCCTTGGCTGGCTGGAGTGAAGTTGCATACCAGGTAAGCAATTGGGTTAACCAGAGTCCCGCATGAAGCGCGGAATTTGTCACGTGAGCCATCCATCCATGCGCCGCCACGCTTGTGTGAGCGGGCGTACAGGTCAAAGAAGAAGCGTCCCACATGCTTGCCATCTTCAGTGATTTCAAACAGGCGCACATCTGGATGCCAGCTATCAAAGTCGCTCAGCTCAGTGATTTTAATGCCGTATAGTTGTTCAACAATGGCAAACAGGCCGCTGAGAACTTTATCGATGGGGAAGTAAGCACGCAGTTCTTCTTCACTGATGTCATAGCGCGTGTTCACGCAATTTTTCGCTGAAGTAACCCACATCCCAGCTGTTTAAATCACTGACATTATGCTCTGCAGCAAAGGCGCGCAGCTCAGTTAGATCTTGCTCAGCAGAAGGTTTGCTACGCTCGGCTAAATCGTGCAAGAAGGTTAAGACTTGCTCGGTTGATTCAGCCATTTTGGTGCTCAGTGACAGCTCGCTGTAGTTCTTAAAGTCCAGTAACTGCGCCAGCTCTAGGCGTAAATCAAGGATCTCAGCCATCACCGGTGAGTTATCCAGTTGACCTGCATTGGGGCCTTGATCAGAGGCGCGCGTGCTGTAGGCACGGTAGACCTCTTCGCGCAGGTTGCGGTCGTCAGCGTAAGTCATCACAGCATAATAGCTGGGGAACTCAAGGGTAATTAACCAGCCATCCAGTTCTTTATCTTGCGCGGCTTGAGCCATTTGTTCTTTAGCAGAATCGGTTAAACCAGCTAAGGCCTGCTCGTCAGTAATATGCTTGGTCCAGGCTTGGGTGGCATCCAGCACGTTATTAGAAAAGCTGCTGGATAGATCCGAGAGGCGCATTTGAATCTCACCATAGCGCTTTTGTTTAGCCGGCTCGAGATCAATACCCGATAAACGAAAATCGCGCAGCTCATGTTCTAAAATAGTTTTCTGCGCAACTGAAAACTGCTCAGCGGGCAGGGCTATTGGCCAGCGCTTGATAGGCATCAAACAGGGCGCGATTTTGCCCAAGCTCAGTCCAGAATTCAGACAGTTTAGGCAGGCAGGCATAGGCAACGCGCAGCTCTGGGCTGTTGCAGACAGCGTTGAGGTGACTGACTGGGCTCCAAGCTTCGCCTAGGCGCGCGCCGAGTTCGTCCATCGGTAGCACCAAGCTGTCCCATGTGGGTTGCTCTTGTGTGCTTAATAAATGCTCAATGGCCGCACGGCTATCAGCTAAAATCGTATCGATGGCCGGCTCAACATGCTCAGGCCGAATAACAGAATAGGTGGGTAGGTCGAAATCTTGCAGCAGAGGATTGTCTTGATCAGTCACGGGAATACCTGTAAATACAAAAAAGGGATGGCCTGTATCGGGCCAATCATGTGTCTATCTTAATACAAATCAGTGCCTACGCGGCCTAAGGTTTCTATTGTGTCGATTAGAATCTATAACCAAATATTACCACAGTGTGGAAGTCGGGTATTTATTGACCCCAGTGCAGTGGTGATTGGTGATGTGCAGTTAGCTGATGATTGTTCGGTGTGGCCGCAGGCGGTGATTCGTGGTGATATGCACCGGATTCGCATTGGTGCGCGCAGTAGCGTGCAAGATGGCAGTGTGTTGCATATCACCCATGCGGGGCCGTATAACCCGAAGGTTATCCGCTGACAATTGGTGACGATGTCACTATTGGTCATCAGGCCTTGCTACATGGTTGCAGCATTGGCTCACGGGTGTTGATTGGTATGGCGTCGATCGTTATGGATGGCGCACGTATCGACGATGATGTGGTGCTGGGTGCAGGCAGTTTAGTGCCGCCGGGTAAACATCTCACCAGAGGTTATTTATATGTGGGCCGTCCAGCACAGCGAGTGCGCGCGCTGACTGAGCAAGAAATGACCTACTTTACCTATACTGCTGCCAATTACGTGCGTTTGAAGGATGAGTATCTGGCGCAAACGCAATAAGCCTGTAGCTGGGCGCTACTCAGGTATCAGGCCTGAGCAGCGTTGCACTTTAGTAACGCCAAAAGGCTGGTGATAATAGAATCAGCAAGGAGAACACTTCAAGGCGCCCGAGAATCATGGCCAAACTGAGAATCAGGTGTGCGGCATCGGGTAGGCTGCCATAGTGTGCGGTAGCGTCACCCAGCGCGGGGCCGAGGTTATTCATGCACGACGCTAATGCTGAGAAGGCAGTGATCGGGTCCAGTTCGCAGGCCAGCAACGCCAGCATCATGGTAAAGAACGTCACCATATATACCACACAAAAGCCCCAGACTGATTCAATCACACGGTCAGGCACTTTGCGCTTACCCAGCTTAATGGTAAACACACCGTTAGGGTGTAACAGGCGCTGAATCTCACGCTGGCCTTGGCGATACAGGAGCATTACGCGCATCACCTTCATGCCACCACCAGTGGAGCCGGCACAGGCACCAATAAAGGTGGTGTACAGCAATAAAAATGGCAAAAAACTCGGCCAGAGACTGAAGTCAGTGATGCCAAAACCTGTGGTGGTCGCTACTGATACCACTTGGAAAGCGGCGTAGCGTAATGACAGTAATGGATTGTCATAGTGGTTATAGATGACCAAGACAACGGTCGCAACGACAATCACGGCGGCCAAAATCTTCAGATAGGTTTGACACTCTGGATCAGTTAAATAGGCTTTAAGTGAACGGCTGCGCAAGGCTAAAAAGTGCAAAGCAAAGTTCATCCCTGAAATAACCATGAAGAAGATACAGATCATTTCAATCAGAGAGCTATCAAAGTAACCAATACTGGCGTCATGGGTGGAAAAACCACCAATGGCAACGGTTGAGAAGCTGTGACCAATGGCATCAAAGAGGTTCATGCCCGCAGCCCAATAGGCCAGAGCGCAGAGCAAAGTTAGCGCGCAATAAATCAGCCATAATGTTTTTGCTGTGTCAGCAATGCGTGGTGACAGTTTATTGTCTTTCAGTGGGCCTGGCATTTCTGTGCGATACAGCTGCATACCACCCACGCCAAGCATCGGCATAATGGCGACAGCCAGCACCACGATCCCCATGCCGCCGAGCCATTGCAGTTGCTGACGATAATAGAGAATAGAGCGCGGCAATTGATCAATTCCGGTCAGCACTGTGGCGCCGGTGGTGCTTAACCCAGAAAAAGCCTCAAACAGCGATTCGCTGATGCCCATATCGGGACTGGGCGAGAGCAGAAAAGGAATGGCCCCGAAGGTGCCCAGTACGATCCAGAATAGAGCGGTAATTAAATAGCCATCGCGTACCCGCAATTCAGCGCGCGCGCTGCGTACTGGCAGCCAAATAAACAGCCCAGTTAATACCGTGATGGCAAAGGCCCAAAGAAAGCTTGAGCTGGAGCCGCCGCCATCATACAAAGCAATCAACAATGGAGGGACATGGCTGAGGCTAAACAGCATCAGTAAAACGCCAAGAATTCGACCAATCGCGGCAAAGTGCATGCAGGCTACTCGTTAATGGGTGTCTAAGGTATAGGTTAAAAGAAGGTTAAGCCGGGCTGGAACAAGCGCTCCACATCACGGATGTATTTTTTATCAACCATAAATAAAATAAAATGATCATCAGGCTGAATAACAATATCTTTGCTACCGATTAACACTTCGTCATTACGAATAATCGCACCAATGGTGGTCGCTGGCGGCAAATTAATTTCGCTCACCTTGCGGCCAATGACTTTACTGGATTTACGATCACCATGGGCAATCACTTCAATCGCTTCCGCAGCACCGCGCCGCAGCGAGTGAACGCTGACAATATCGCCACGGCGTACATGCGTTAGTAAGGTGCTGAGGGTTGCTAATTGCGGGCTGATAGCAATATCAATCGCGCCGCCTTGCACTAAATCTGCGTAGGCAGGGTTATTAATAATCGCCATCACTTTACGTGCGCCCAAGCGTTTTGCTAGCAAGGATGCCATGATGTTGGCTTCATCGTCATTGGTCAGCGCTAAGAAAATATCAGTTTCGTCGATGTTTTCTTCTACCAATAGGTCACGGTCAGAGGCACTGCCGTGTAGCACTACAGTGGTGTCTAAACTGTCTGATAGATAGCGACAACGCGCTGGATTAATCTCAATAATTTTAACTTGATAGCGGCTTTCAATCGCCTCAGCCAGACGTTCACCAATCTGTCCACCGCCGGCAATAATGACTTTGCGGTAGCTGTCCTCCATGCGTCGCAATTCACTCATCACTGCACGAATGTGTGTGCGTGCAGCAATGAAAAACACCTCGTCATCCACCTCGATAATGGTATCGCCAGTGGGGATATAGGCCGATCACGACGGAAAATAGCAGCAACGCGGGCGTTAACATTGGGCATATGTGCGCGTAATTGGCGTAGTTCTTGGCCAATCAGTGGCCCGCCATAGTGGGCGCGCACACACACTAATTGTGCTTTGCCTTCAGCAAAATCCAGTACCTGCAGTGCACCTGGGTACTCAATTAAGCGTTTAATATGGTTAGTGACAGCTTGTTCTGGGCTGATCAAGACATCAATCGGGATGGCGTCATTATCAAACAGCTCAGTACGGGTTAGATAGGCTGATTCGCGTACGCGGGCAATTTTTGTAGGTGTACGAAACAGCGTATGCGCGACTTGGCAGGCAACCATATTGGTTTCATCACTATTGGTGACGGCCACCAGCATGTCGGCGTGGTCAGCACCGGCTTGGCGCAAAATAGTTGGAAAAGAGCAATGTCCTAGCACCGTGCGAATATCTAAGCGGTCGCCTAGATCACGCAAACGTTCCGAGTCAGTGTCGACCACGGTAATATCATTGGCTTCGCTAGCCAAGTGCTCTGCAAGTGTACCGCCAACCTGCCCAGCGCCGAGAATAATAATTTTCATAGGGTGTCCTCAAATACTCTGTGTTGGCGCTTGTTTGCTCAGGCGGGCATAGTAAAAACCATCATGACCACCGACTTGCGCAAGCAATTGACGACCGTGTGCTTGTGCTTTGCCAAATATTGCGCTGAACGGCAACTCTTGTGCATCGTCAGTGCGCTGTAAAAAAGCCGCAATCACTTCACTGTTCTCGGTCGGTAATGTAGAGCAAGTGGCGTACAGCAAGATACCGTTTTCTGCCAGTGTCGGCCATAAGGCATCCAGCAGCTCGCCTTGCAGTTGTGCGAGCGCGGCGATGTCGTCGGCTTGACGGGTAAGTTTAATATCTGGGTGACGACGAATCACTCCAGTTGCTGAGCAAGGTGCATCGAGCAAAATACGTTGGAACTGCTGGCCATCCCACCACTGATCTGTGGCGCGGGCATCTCCAGCAAGAAGAGTGGCGTTTAATTTTAAGCGCGCTAGGTTTTCTTTAACCCGTTCTAAGCGCTGCGGCTCCAAATCAATCGCCACGACCTCGCGCAAGTCTGTCTGGCTTTCTAAAATATGACAGGTTTTTCCACCGGGTGCGCAGCAGGCATCCAGCACCCGCTGCTCAGGTTCGAGCATCAATAAGTCAGCTGCCAGTTGCGCTGCTTCATCCTGCACACTGACCGCACCGTCAGTAAAACCAGGTAGCGCGGTGACATCACAAGGCGTGGCTAAGGTGATGCCGTCTGCGCTGAAGGGTGTCACTTGCCCAGCAATACCCGCTTCAGTTAATTTGGCTAAATACGCTGCTCGGCTAGAGACGCGTTGATTAACACGCAGGGTAAAGGGCGGGTGGCTGTTATTGGCCTCGCAAATGGCGAGCCAATCATCTGGCCAAAAAGCTTTAAGTGATTTTTGCAGCCAGCGCGGGTGCGCCGTCAGCACCACAGGATCTTTTTCCAGTGTTGGAAGTAGCGTTTCGGCTTCGCGTTGCGCACGCCGTAACACCGCGTTGAGTAAACCTTTGGCCCAAGGTTTTTTTAGCGCAGTGGCACAGCCAACGGTTTCTGCAATGGCTGCGTGCGCTGGAATACGGGTGTAGAGCAACTGGTATAAACCAATTAACAACAGCGCCTCAATGTCCTGATCGGCTTTGCGAAACGGTTTACTGAGCAGTGCCGCGGCTAAAGCAGATAAGCGCGGTTGCCAGCGTGCTGTACCAAAGGCCAACTCTTGCACTAAGCCTTTGTCGCGATCGCTAACGCGTTCTAGTTGTGTTGGTAAGCTGCTGGCTAACGAGGCTTTGCCCGCAAGCACTGCAGCCAGTGCGCGTGCTGCGGCGAGGCGAGGGTTCATAAACCCAATACCTGACCCGGCACAAACAGCTCTTTTTTACTGTTAAGCAAATCACTAAAGGCCAAAGCTTTGCCGTTAGGTAATTGCAGATGAGTCAGACGCAGCGCTTGCTCGCCACAGGCCACTAATAAACCTTGGCGCTCAGCACTGAGGATTTCACCGGGCTGGCCTTGGCCTTGCGCAGGCAGGGCCGCATGAATTTTTAGGGTTTCACCGGCTAAGAGCGTATGGCAAATAGGTGATGGGTGCATAGCGCGGATTTGACAGTCCAAAGCGGTGGCAGGGCGCTGCCAGTCAATCAGAGCAGCTTGCTTGTTAAGTTTGTGCGCATATGTGGCTAAACCATCGAGCTGCTTTTCAGCGGTTATGCTGCCATCAATTAAGCCTTGGATGGCTTGTAATACTGCATCAGGACCCAGCGTGGCTAACCGATCATGCAAGCTGCCGCCCGTATCAGTGGTTAAAATTGGCGTGCTCACTTTTAGTAGCATGGGGCCGGTGTCTAACCCTGCCTCCATTTGCATAACGGTAATGCCTGTTTCGCTATCGCCCGCTTCAATCGCGCGCTGAATCGGTGCGGCACCGCGCCAGCGCGGTAGCAGTGAGGCATGGCTATTGATACAGCCTAAGCGTGGAGTGTCCAAAATGGCTTGTGGCAGAATTAAACCGTAGGCTACCACCACCATCAGATCAGCATTAAAGTCAGCCAGCTCTTGCTGCGCTTCAGCACTGCGCAGGTTTTGCGGTTGCAGTACAGGAATGTCATGCGCAAGCGCGAGCTGCTTAACTG comes from Pseudomonas sp. C27(2019) and encodes:
- a CDS encoding cytochrome-c peroxidase → MGCTACHNGPAVGGNSFQKMGLFEEYVTNNPAEGVAGLTGNDLDRFKFKVPTLRNVELTYPYFHDGAYWNLDDAVDVMARLQLGRKLEKDQISQITAFMKSLTGDQPSFVIPMLPPSTPETPRPEPFAKVSN
- a CDS encoding TrkH family potassium uptake protein; this translates as MHFAAIGRILGVLLMLFSLSHVPPLLIALYDGGGSSSSFLWAFAITVLTGLFIWLPVRSARAELRVRDGYLITALFWIVLGTFGAIPFLLSPSPDMGISESLFEAFSGLSTTGATVLTGIDQLPRSILYYRQQLQWLGGMGIVVLAVAIMPMLGVGGMQLYRTEMPGPLKDNKLSPRIADTAKTLWLIYCALTLLCALAYWAAGMNLFDAIGHSFSTVAIGGFSTHDASIGYFDSSLIEMICIFFMVISGMNFALHFLALRSRSLKAYLTDPECQTYLKILAAVIVVATVVLVIYNHYDNPLLSLRYAAFQVVSVATTTGFGITDFSLWPSFLPFLLLYTTFIGACAGSTGGGMKVMRVMLLYRQGQREIQRLLHPNGVFTIKLGKRKVPDRVIESVWGFCVVYMVTFFTMMLALLACELDPITAFSALASCMNNLGPALGDATAHYGSLPDAAHLILSLAMILGRLEVFSLLILLSPAFWRY
- the rsmB gene encoding 16S rRNA (cytosine(967)-C(5))-methyltransferase RsmB → MNPRLAAARALAAVLAGKASLASSLPTQLERVSDRDKGLVQELAFGTARWQPRLSALAAALLSKPFRKADQDIEALLLIGLYQLLYTRIPAHAAIAETVGCATALKKPWAKGLLNAVLRRAQREAETLLPTLEKDPVVLTAHPRWLQKSLKAFWPDDWLAICEANNSHPPFTLRVNQRVSSRAAYLAKLTEAGIAGQVTPFSADGITLATPCDVTALPGFTDGAVSVQDEAAQLAADLLMLEPEQRVLDACCAPGGKTCHILESQTDLREVVAIDLEPQRLERVKENLARLKLNATLLAGDARATDQWWDGQQFQRILLDAPCSATGVIRRHPDIKLTRQADDIAALAQLQGELLDALWPTLAENGILLYATCSTLPTENSEVIAAFLQRTDDAQELPFSAIFGKAQAHGRQLLAQVGGHDGFYYARLSKQAPTQSI
- the fmt gene encoding methionyl-tRNA formyltransferase; translation: MSSSLRIVFAGTPEFAARHLQALLNSEHNIVAVYTQPDRPAGRGQKLTPSAVKQLALAHDIPVLQPQNLRSAEAQQELADFNADLMVVVAYGLILPQAILDTPRLGCINSHASLLPRWRGAAPIQRAIEAGDSETGITVMQMEAGLDTGPMLLKVSTPILTTDTGGSLHDRLATLGPDAVLQAIQGLIDGSITAEKQLDGLATYAHKLNKQAALIDWQRPATALDCQIRAMHPSPICHTLLAGETLKIHAALPAQGQGQPGEILSAERQGLLVACGEQALRLTHLQLPNGKALAFSDLLNSKKELFVPGQVLGL